A single Anopheles arabiensis isolate DONGOLA chromosome 2, AaraD3, whole genome shotgun sequence DNA region contains:
- the LOC120898831 gene encoding nuclear anchorage protein 1 has protein sequence MPTQKKKVKKPKEDTESKAPAANVKQEPEELKPLSAYVDDRLELIRQVFSCIKPKEIKYLLPDFLEGKSNDVIKERCLDELLGISTKRLHSIIQNTKCPTDTESSSEGSDVEKIEEHISLDEISSDSDVDSKRTAKRNKKADGSKQGTEERNGEPKSEKEMTVLELLELQARARAIRSQLALEPVTKIEIDSEHEAEDGRHGDVDTDDETKLPARVRTGSKASDGAKNGTQFKNENNAQQLTKRVRLKRNFRIRKVGDEEDDEQELSSNPPDTGREKSTELAMEAMVEEEQEKAAESSPQQMDEKMEEDEGEKPAPSVTQAEEEKQTEPDSSAVEKETETDTAEANADTNVPVTTTEATDAIQKDDADAEPPQTVRAGEEGDRESSPEVIPVEASPETLCISSDSEEERLAKERASIFVPNIEELDRQAKKPPTPVPAQPAEDTEPEEGEISEDEEPEPEPAAVPEEQPTEDKEQSGEAEDTVQMETAEGRNPLQTQQWNKIKQRQIRWRRRKQRQRTKAWYCPLVAAMRVTVTVAHHRTVARPRRRSRTTRKTTRRQSWTTQPRTTTTLWRYTIRAMKRCCSKTSRPRRRQSRGTRAG, from the exons ATGCcaacacagaagaagaaagtgaaaaagCCAAAAGAGGACACTGAAAGCAAAGCGCCAGCGGCCAACGTGAAGCAGGAACCGGAAGAGCTGAAACCGCTGAGCGCGTACGTCGACGACCGGCTAGAGCTGATACGCCAGGTGTTTTCCTGCATCAAGCCGAAGGAAATCAAGTATCTGCTGCCCGACTTCCTGGAGGGAAAATCGAACGACGTGATCAAGGAGCGTTGCCTGGACGAGCTGCTCGGCATCTCCACCAAGCGGCTGCACTCCATCATCCAAAACACGAAATGTCCCACCGACACGGAGTCCTCATCGGAGGGGTCGGACGTGGAGAAAATCGAAG AGCACATTTCTTTGGATGAAATTTCGTCCGATTCCGATGTCGACTCGAAGCGTACCGCTAAGCGGAACAAAAAAG CCGACGGCAGCAAGCAAGGAACGGAGGAAAGGAATGGCGAACCAAAGT CGGAAAAGGAGATGACTGTGCtggagctgctcgagctgcaggCCCGTGCACGTGCGATCCGTTCGCAGCTGGCGCTGGAACCGGTTACGAAGATAGAAATCGACTCCGAGCATGAGGCGGAGGACGGTCGCCATGGTGACGTCGATACGGACGACGAGACGAAGCTGCCGGCAAGAGTTCGCACTGGCTCGAAAGCGTCGGACGGGGCGAAAAATGGCACTCAGTtcaagaatgaaaacaacgcGCAACAGCTCACGAAACGGGTGCGGCTGAAACGTAACTTCCGCATACGCAAGGTGGGCGACGAGGAAGATGATGAGCAGGAGCTGTCCAGCAATCCGCCCGACACTGGGCGAGAAAAATCGACCGAACTGGCGATGGAAGCGATGGTAGAGGAGGAGCAAGAGAAGGCAGCGGAAAGTTCCCCGCAGCAGATGGACGAAAAGATGGAAGAGGATGAAGGGGAAAAACCCGCGCCAAGCGTCACACAAGCTGAGGAGGAAAAGCAAACCGAGCCGGACAGTTCAGCGGTAGAAAAGGAAACCGAAACTGACACCGCGGAAGCGAATGCGGATACGAACGTACCAGTAACAACAACGGAAGCAACGGATGCTATTCAAAAGGATGATGCCGATGCTGAACCACCTCAAACCGTCCGTGCTGGCGAGGAAGGCGATCGTGAAAGCTCTCCGGAAGTGATCCCCGTGGAGGCGAGCCCGGAAACGCTGTGCATTTCGTCCGACTCGGAGGAGGAACGGCTAGCGAAGGAGCGTGCATCGATCTTCGTGCCCAACATCGAGGAACTGGACCGGCAGGCAAAGAAACCGCCAACCCCGGTGCCCGCACAACCGGCAGAAGATACGGAGCCGGAGGAGGGTGAAATATCGGAGGATGAAgaaccggaaccggaaccAGCAGCAGTGCCGGAAGAGCAGCCGACCGAAGACAAGGAGCAGTCGGGTGAAGCGGAAGACACCGTACAAATGGAAACCGCGGAAGGGAGGAACCCGCTCCAGACGCAGCAATGGAACAAGATAAAGCAAAGGCAGATACGATGGAGACGGAGGAAGCAACGGCAAAGGACAAAAGCGTGGTACTGTCCGCTGGTAGCAGCGATGAGGGTGACAGTGACGGTAGCTCATCATCGGACAGTAGCTCGTCCTCGGAGGCGGAGCAGGACGACGCGAAAGACGACGCGCCGACAAAGCTGGACCACTCAGCCCAGGACGACCACGACATTGTGGAGATACACGATTCGGGCGATGAAACGCTGCTGCTCGAAGACAAGCCGCCCGAGGAGGAGGCAAAGTCGTGGAACTCGCGCTGGCTGA
- the LOC120898833 gene encoding putative potassium transport protein DDB_G0292412 has translation MAASRLGNKVREKLKKKKKKQIQQAAEQQQQQQQQEKPADGPEVSSETITNAGDTTTTATELPANVELGSVEHYRELIAQQENKQN, from the coding sequence ATGGCCGCCTCCCGGCTGGGCAACAAGGTACGGGAGAAgctgaagaaaaagaagaagaagcaaattcAACAAGCTgctgaacagcagcagcagcaacagcagcaagagaAACCAGCGGACGGTCCAGAAGTCTCGTCGGAAACGATAACAAACGCAGGCGATACGACGACGACCGCGACGGAGCTGCCCGCAAACGTGGAGCTCGGATCGGTCGAGCATTATCGCGAGCTGATAGCACagcaggaaaacaaacaaaactag
- the LOC120898832 gene encoding uncharacterized protein LOC120898832: MEHFIGRNALLWQKFAVTVQSDTTVEELQHALKSGATFLHIRCGNFTPPECITILERCNEAIDTYTKLCYPWKMATGIICELSGPQPRVRWFTVGKADVLVTEEQIITLTGDTRYDSQCFDEVKYVTNFEQLTGSSVGDVLSIGSVKLTVERIVDNFLTCKVTEGGLLKPFSIVIRAPKAGNTEDDGELDLSSSLTELECVTKNGCKFVIVPEMNVKTLRKLLELFKGSNLYKDLQIILRADDSSAFKLLSELEESFHSYITKDIDLLKHMKASGKPVLFHLDKEETPPPIEEADVIIVNGKELARIQDFLRDVNRLQLERNQQPLRTISPDDSALPYCLDFSSKEANASAIILPATSPKLATEICSINPLCNVLVITSSDQELNTLLLRKYAVPILELAASTIPQQRLIRRAIAYGRRFGYLHAGNCIVSGAELESDTDVVGMEVRYIPQVPEAQQSESAV, from the coding sequence ATGGAACACTTTATTGGCAGAAACGCATTGCTATGGCAAAAGTTTGCCGTAACCGTGCAGAGTGATACTACAGTGGAAGAGCTCCAGCACGCTCTGAAGAGTGGTGCCACATTTTTACACATTCGTTGCGGTAATTTCACGCCGCCGGAATGTATCACGATACTTGAGCGATGCAACGAAGCGATCGATACGTACACCAAGCTGTGCTACCCATGGAAGATGGCCACTGGAATTATTTGTGAGCTCAGTGGACCCCAACCACGTGTACGGTGGTTTACAGTCGGCAAAGCGGATGTCCTTGTAACTGAAGAGCAAATAATTACACTAACGGGTGATACACGGTATGATAGTCAATGTTTTGATGAGGTAAAGTATGTGACAAATTTCGAGCAGCTAACCGGCTCAAGCGTTGGAGACGTTTTATCGATTGGTTCGGTGAAGCTGACGGTGGAAAGAATTGTGGACAACTTTTTAACATGCAAAGTAACGGAAGGAGGATTGCTGAAGCCGTTTAGTATCGTTATACGTGCACCTAAAGCCGGTAACACAGAAGACGATGGGGAGTTGGATCTTTCTTCAAGCCTCACTGAACTGGAGTGTGTTACGAAAAACGGGTGTAAATTTGTTATAGTTCCAGAAATGAATGTGAAAACATTGCGCAAATTATTAGAATTGTTTAAAGGCAGCAATCTCTATAAGGATCTTCAAATCATACTACGGGCAGATGATTCTTCAGCATTTAAACTCTTGAGCGAGCTGGAAGAATCGTTTCACTCGTACATTACGAAGGATATCGATCTATTGAAGCACATGAAAGCTTCCGGTAAacctgttttgtttcatttggaCAAGGaagaaacaccaccaccgatcgAAGAGGCCGATGTGATCATAGTTAACGGCAAAGAGCTTGCACGCATACAAGACTTCCTAAGGGATGTGAACCGATTGCAGCTAGAAAGAAATCAACAGCCACTCCGAACCATCTCACCGGACGATAGCGCACTGCCGTACTGTTTAGATTTTTCCTCCAAGGAAGCGAACGCGAGCGCAATCATTTTGCCGGCTACAAGCCCAAAGCTAGCCACTGAAATCTGCTCAATTAACCCGCTTTGTAACGTCCTGGTAATCACAAGTTCCGACCAGGAGCTGAACACACTTTTGCTGCGAAAGTACGCGGTACCGATTCTCGAACTGGCCGCTTCTACCATTCCACAGCAACGGCTTATTCGCCGCGCCATTGCGTACGGCAGACGGTTCGGTTATTTACACGCTGGTAACTGTATCGTGAGCGGAGCGGAGTTAGAATCGGACACGGATGTGGTTGGCATGGAAGTGCGCTATATACCGCAGGTGCCAGAAGCTCAGCAGTCGGAATCGGCCGTCTGA